In one Diabrotica virgifera virgifera chromosome 5, PGI_DIABVI_V3a genomic region, the following are encoded:
- the LOC126884304 gene encoding uncharacterized protein LOC126884304 translates to MPLTCIVVNCGSRSKRDKVSFFAIPKPLKFKHAIHLNELTVKRRKKWIRAIRRADLTESKLKYQKVCSKHFIQGQPAKLEDVNDPDWIPTQNMGYSRGPVKRKQDLERLERVKKRSSTKVSQEDNDTFIENENNTVSESNTTAMYEDSTGTETQTELTSDDIEQMAQQLKFANKKIDELTRRINKTILSFESLETDNPKCLYYTGLNFSVLKSVFDRIKPFIPSSSVTVLDPSQQYLLTLMKMRLNLDFKYLAYQFGISQSTCSTYFNTIISIMYQRFKNSIKWPDREIIKKNMPSCFREVFHDKTTIIIDCFEVFIQKPASYLTQQQTWSNYKHHNTVKFLIGITPQGCISYISKAWGGRTSDKQIVELSGFLDKIEPQDIVIADRGFLIKEFLDVLQAKLVIPAFTKGKKQLLPLELEETRNIAQVRIHVERVIGSIKNKFNIFSEPLPISMLTHVTDGINIVDKIIFIACVLINLCPPIVPI, encoded by the exons ATGCCACTAACATGTAttgtagtgaactgtggaagcaGGTCGAAAAGGGATAAAGTATCTTTTTTTGCTATTCCCAAACCACTGAAGTTTAAACATGCTATCCACTTGAATGAATTAACTGTTAAACGCAGAAAAAAATGGATAAGGGCCATACGAAGAGCAGACCTGACAGaatcaaaattaaaatatcaaaaagtgTGTTCCAAACATTTTATTCAAG gACAACCTGCAAAACTTGAAGATGTAAATGATCCTGATTGGATACCAACCCAAAATATGGGTTACTCTAGGGGACCTGTAAAACGAAAGCAGGACCTTGAAAGACTGGAAAGAGTAAAGAAAAGATCTTCCACAAAGGTTTCACAAGAGGACAATGATACATTTATTGAG aatgaaaacaatacagTAAGTGAAAGTAACACTACAGCAATGTATGAAGACAGTACTGGAACCGAAACTCAAACTGAGTTAACCTCAGATGATATTGAACAGATGGCTCAACAATTAAAATttgcaaataaaaaaattgacgagTTGACTCGCAGAATTAATAAGACCATTTTAAGTTTCGAGTCACTAGAAACGGACAATCCGAAATGTTTATATTATACCGGtttaaatttttctgttttgAAGTCAGTATTTGACAGAATTAAACCATTTATTCCATCATCCTCAGTAACTGTTTTAGATCCCTCTCAACAATATTTGTTGACATTGATGAAAATGAGACTTAATCTAGATTTTAAATATTTGGCCTACCAATTTGGCATTTCTCAATCAACATGTTCCACCTATTTTAATACCATCATCTCAATAATGTATCAAAGATTTAAAAATAGCATAAAATGGCCAGATcgggaaattattaaaaaaaacatgccTTCTTGCTTTAGAGAAGTCTTTCATGATAAGACCACAATTATCATTGATTGCTTTGAGGTGTTTATCCAAAAACCAGCTAGTTATTTAACCCAGCAGCAAACATGGTCAAACTATAAACATCATAACACAGTTAAATTCCTTATTGGAATTACTCCCCAAGGCTGTATTTCATATATCAGTAAAGCATGGGGAGGAAGAACATCAGATAAACAAATAGTAGAGCTCTCTGgttttttggataaaatagaaCCCCAAGATATTGTGATAGCAGATCgaggttttttaataaaagaatttttaGATGTGTTACAAGCAAAGCTAGTAATTCCAGCTTTTACCAAGGGGAAAAAACAATTGCTTCCACTAGAGCTggaagaaactagaaacattgcACAGGTTAGAATCCACGTAGAAAGAGTTATTGgctccattaaaaataaatttaatattttttcagagCCACTTCCGATTTCTATGTTAACCCATGTTACTGATGGTATAAATATAGTTGATAAGATAATTTTTATAGCATgtgttttgattaatttatgcCCTCCTATTGTtccaatttaa